In Oncorhynchus gorbuscha isolate QuinsamMale2020 ecotype Even-year linkage group LG26, OgorEven_v1.0, whole genome shotgun sequence, the DNA window CACAATACATGTGTTTCATGCTTTGGTTGATGTCAAATTTAATCTTCAAGTTAATAAtgaatatgttggattcacgtctccatttCAACCACATttctaagttaaagaataggacatttaaaatttgatttgatttagtccttttctttaacttagatttttggttgagatggagacgtgaatccaacatatcagtTACAAAGTTTTAGACAAACTGGAAATaaagtcagactaagtcagtggcacaaaATAAacttctccttcaaatgttgatatttggttgtgttgatAACCAAACACAATGCAATGCAATATAACTTTTTCAATACAGAAAATAGCCTATTAACTTGTCAATAGGTTAATAAattatgttggattcacgtctccaactTAACAAAAAATGTAAGTTAAAGACTAGAATTACGTCAGTGGCTCATATGTAACTGTCCAAGCATTAGATACAtatcctttaaatgttgatatttggttgcgttgtcaACCTAACACAAATCGATATGACTTTTGTAATACAGACTAATGTAACAGTTTtaattcaaccttaaaatgagtaactcatccatggccacattttgcAGGTACTATATCTATAAAAGTATTATGTAATCATAGAATTTCAAGATGGCAGGCAAAGGTCGGAGGTGGAGATTCACAATATAAATATCTGCACAGAATCTCGAACAGCATTGATCCCTTGTAAttatgtacttttaatgtaacCTCAACTGCAATTcaggtcatttggttgtgctattagatgaagcacagtgatatCACATTGCTgtataaatacaaaatatctgacattgtgtTTCCATTTCAACTTTGTTGTCCCTTTAAATGCTTGAAATtgcagtgataacacatttagaTAACAACTAAATCAAAAATCccacattgtttttccattggaatttggttgtgcttttagatggttgaatgcatagtgataacacattaggaattcaacaaacttctggcTCTCTTTTTGAGTGGGCCAATAAAAAGTAGAAATATCTCTGATCAACATCGCATCCAAAAATTACCCACATTTTCCACGTTGAAATGACTCTGtgttgtgtcacactgctttgcttaatcttggccaggtcgcagttgtaaatgacaacttgttctcaactagcctacctggttaaataaaggtgtcacgtcttccgccgaagttggtccatCTCCTTGTTCGTGCGGCGTTCGAAGtcttttcattttcctttggttttgcctggttccaatcccattcattacatgttgtgtatttaaccctctgttccctcttattgtccttgtcggtgattgtttgttTGTAAGCATTGTGCAATAATTgttctggtgtgcgacgggttttctATCCACTTGTATTATTTTGCACATTTTGGTTTTCGGAGTTTTTGAGCACTTATTAAACtgctccgtttataccaagttcgatctcctgcgcctgacttccctgccaccaacacgcatcCCATACAAAGggtgaaaaataataataaagtggTTTGCCCAGTGGTGGAGCTCATACAGCAGGTTTAAACATTCTCATTACGTCAATAGAATACAGGCCTATAAGTGGGAAAGGTTTGAAAGACAGTGAATGGAAAATGAAAACTGCAAAGAAAAAGGACTTGAAAATAGCTTTATTTGTAGCAATTTCAGAATtacagtatctgtacctgtaagagtatgtacagtgccttgcgaaagtattcggcccccttgaactttgcgacctttttgccacatttcaggcttcaaacaaagatataaaactgtattttttttgtgaagaatcaacaacaagtgggacacaatcacttgttgttgattcttcacaaaaaaatacagttttatatctttatgtttgaagcttgaaatgtggcaaaaggtcgcaaagttcaagggggccgaatactttctcaaggcactgtatttgtagATATACCAATTTGGGCCAAACCAATCCACCACATTCACCAGACAAGGTAAATAGCAATTTCCTTGAAAAGAAAAGTGCCATACAAGCAACCATGCCATGGCTATGCATTTCTGTAGACAATAACTACAGTTCTGTATCATTTTCTACACATACACAATAGATCATTTTAGAAATAATACTGATCATAATACTTGTAGAGTATATGTAACGCAGAATTCAATAAACACATTGTAGCAACTCTGTGATACACATACTATGACCACTGCCAAGAGGGCTAGTCCACTGCCAAGAGGGCATGCCCAGCATGGGAGTTGCTGGTTTCATACCAGACAGAACCAACAACCCCCTGATTTCTATACAATACAGTAGCCCTCAAAATATCAagcaattaaaaaaataaaatgtgcaTTCGCAAGTCTCCCATGTTTTACTTCTTGATACAATCTACGCCTGCATCGATGTCTGTTATGAAGACGACGATTAGATAGTGAATATTATTACTTAGAATAAAAAGGCAGGTAGGGGGTGGTAGCAGCTATATTCAAAACATATATCCAACAAATATTAGATATGTTTGTAGAGGAAGTAAATATAATATAGATTCAGGAAGAAAAGTAAACACAAACTTGTGAACGGAGTAGCAGCCTTAATCACTGCAAGAGAACATTAACAATGACATCTGTCATTAAGCAGTTACAACTCATGCAATAAAAACAGAGAGACGCTCATTTTACTTCCTGGCTGTTCGTAAAGtgcagagagagaacattaacaATGACATCTGTCATTAAGCAGTTACAACTCATGCAATAAAAACAGAGAGACGCTCATTTTACTTCCTGGCTGTTCGTAAAGtgcagagagagaacattaacaATGACATCTGTCATTAAGCAGTTACAACTCATGCAATAAAAACAGAGAGACGCTCATTTTACTTCCTGGCTGTTCGTAAAGtgcagagagagaacattaacaATGACATCTGTCATTAAGCAGTTACAACTCATGCAATAAAAATAGAGAGACGCTCATTTTACTTCCTGGCTGTTCGTAAAgtgcagagagagaacaaatggATGTTACTGAACAGGAATGAATGGCGACGAGTCAGTGAATGGAAAGGGTTTTCCACCAGTAGCCtttataaatggcatatattatcatATTATAAAGAAGAGGGTTAGACTGTACAGTTGTATAAAGGGTGTTAGTACGTATAATTATTATGAAAGACAGAGCAGTCTAAAGAGCAGTCTAAAGAGATAATACAGTTTGAGTCTTTTTTAAATATACTAGCATGCACTAATCATGCTCTACGATGACATTCTGCAAATTCAAGGCATCCCAACACTAAGAAGCATTCAAAGTATTTTGAAAGAAAATGTGATCTTAAAATACTCCATGAAGCAAGCATTCACAACCATAGCTTGCAATATTaacaatgtatatatttttttacaatattACATTTGTTTACTATGGAGGTTACGCTCAGTTCATTTCTTATCTACAATACAGGAGTTGCTTTCAGTACTTTTAAAGTAAATGCATCACACATCTGTCTACAGTTATCTCTTAATAACTTCTCTCTCATCTACCCTTTTCATTCCCTTTTCCCCTTTCTATTTCATTTCAAGGAACATTGAAATTGGCTTCCAAATGACAAATAACACGTGTGACATATGAATCAATATGAATCTATGTCAGCAGCAATGTCTTATAGAATCTATGTTATGGTCTTTGCTCATCAGTATGTAACAACACTTAAGCAGCTTATTCAATTTCCTGCTCTAATTTAGACCTATTGACATCCATCAGAGAGACCATTACTGTATCCCAATACAACGAGGGCTGAGTATGGGTAGAATGTTTTTATTAATCACATAACTTACCATAGAATTAAAGGTAACTACTTTCTCATTCTAAACCTAAATTAAACTACAGTAAAAGTTCATTGTGCCTCGGCTATGaaattataatgatgatgatgtgcaTTTCATAGAATTACATGTAGAATCCCATAAAATTGGTTACTATTCATATAATTCCCCGATGTTTGCATTAGGGTGTCATGGAGAGGTTTGCGGCACTGTCAGATACCTTCTGGACAATTCATCCTGCTTTCAGTATACGCTATTATGAGGTCCGCACTACAGTGAGGAGTTAGTTAGTTAGGAAACAAACTACTGTAGTGCAAAACCTACTAAATAAATACACAACACAATGGTGTCATGGAGGACAAACATACTTTCTTAATATCCACAACGAAATGGGTTGGCCAAGCCCTAAACTGAGCCCATTCTTTCAGGTCTGATCTTTATCTAACTACCACACATTATGCAGGAGCCAGTCTACACAGAACATGGACTAAACGTGCACTCCAGACTGGGAGATAACCTACAGCACATTCACTTCCACCAAGAGCATGGAATTCCTgattgtatgtatttatttaactaggcaagaccgttaagaacaaattcttatttacaatgacggcctaccccggccaaacccggatgacgctgggccaattgtgcgccgcccaatcGAACCATGGTCTGTAGTAACACCCccagcactgagatgctgtgccttagaccgctgcaccacacGGGAGCCCATCATAGATGGGTAACTTTCCTTCTAATCAGCAGTGTAAAGttattaagtaaaaatacttgcaAGTACTACTTAACTAGTGTTTTTGGGTATCTTTACTTtacttgactatttatattttttacaaattttaattttacttcactacattcctaaagaaaattatgtactttttactccatacattttccctgaaacacaaaagcaggacaggaaaatagtctatttcacacacttatcaagagaatatccctactgcctctgatctggtggactcactaaaaacACTCTTTGTTTggaaatgatgtctgagtgttggagcatgcccctggctatttataaaaaaataaggAAAATTACTGTCTGATTTGCTTTATATAAGGAactttaaattatttatacttgaattttaatacttaagtactatattttagcaatttcatttacttttgatacttatgtagatttcaaaccaaatactactcaagtagtattttactgggtgactttcactttacttttactcaagtatgaaaattgtgtactttttccaccattgctaatcagggactgattcagaCCTAGGAAACCAGGTGGGTGAGCTATTGATCTATTAACTACCAGGACAAGACAACTGGCAATAATCCTGATTTTGAGGCCAGGAATCCCCCAGGACCAGcagaagcaaaatagccccataaaaTGAAAGACCCACTACCACATGTTAAAGTAGGTATGGGGTTATTGTCTGCATATGCATATTTCTTTCAATGCAAAACCcccactggtgtgcgtggccaaagatcTCTatgttcatgtcatctgaccatagcactggttcaaatccaagtgccaatgccatTTAACAAACTCCAGGCGTTTACATTTGCTGGACGACATGAGAATATAACTCTTTAGCCATGCACACCAGTGCTGGATTTTGCGTGGAAAGAAAGAATGCATATGCAGGAAataaccccatacctactgtaaaatatggtggtggatattTCATGTTATGGGGCAATGTTGCTACCaatggtcctggggcccttgttaacgACATCATGAATTctacccagtaccaggacattttagccaaaaacatgGTTGCCTCTGCTAGGAGGCTGAAACCTAgctgcaagtggatcttccagcaagacgataaccccaagcacacatcaaaagccacaaagaaatggttcattgaccacaaaatcaacattttgcaatgtccatctcagtctccagacatgaaccccattgaaaaccagTGGTATGGAGGAAtagtctaagatccctcccaatgtgttctccaatctcataaaacatttgagaaaaaggctcagtgccgttatggttacatttctccaggcccttCCCTCAGATTTTTACCAAAAAAGTGGTGGGTTGACCACTTTGTTATTTAAGAATTCTAGCTTTAAtaaaaatctctttctctgagtaaTTGTCTTAGTATAAAATTATATCATGTTCAATTTCTTTGGAGCAGACAATATAGCTCAAAATGTGCATTATTTAGTAtgttttgctcatctttatcaagggtgccaataattttggaccTGACTGAGAGCCACTTGAAATAGGGGAGAAACATTCCCTTTCTAAAAAGTGCAAAGCCATTCATGGACTAGGTTGGAGGAACAGCTCTGTATAAGTATCTCTGTGTTCAGAATCTTTCCCTTACAAAATACATACTGTatcaatatacagtacatcatgTAAACGTCAAAGTTTCCTCGTTTAAGAACTTTAGAATCTCCCCCATTAGAATGTACTTTTTTGAGAATAGCAACTGAAACAAACATAGTGCATGTAATTCAATTCTAATCTCTTGAGATATTGAAATAAAGAGTAGGGTACTTTGGCTTGGTAGTGTTCTAGCAACAGCACACTGTGGAACAACCCCACACATTCTGCTGTGTAGTAAAGAGAGAATACAGAGTACATGTCAAGGTCATTGGAGGAAGATCACTTTATATTCACAAGACATGAAACTGACCTTAGATAAGTGCCTACATATAGGTATACAAACTGTACTGTGTGCTTCACTGTGTTTGTTTGGAGGGCCACACACAGACTTATTGTGGAGATGTGACTACAATGGGGGTTACAGcacgcacactctctctctccctctctctctcttccacccccctctctctcttccaccccctctctctctctctcgctctcattccttcctctcacacctcctcctccaaatCTGTCTCGGACACAGCCATTTCTTACAGACATCAGCTCAGCCTGATAGCAGACTCTTCCCTCTTTCTTAATGATGGTACAGCGTCAGAGGGGCTGAGTGATTCAAACAGTGAGTATATCTGTCTAGCTAGGTGTAAACGGGAAGCTTCCTGAATGTGTATGAAAAGGGTGGACTATCTGTCTTCTATCCCTCAATCCTCTGCTGTCTTCCTCTCCATCTTGAAATCCAAGAGCTGcactctacatccctctctttcttctgcctctcgcttcctctctctacGATTTCACACCCAGAGCCTTCTTCATGTGTTCGTATACCACGTACGAGATGCTGACAGCAGGGATGACCTTCAGGAAGTTGGGGGCGATGCCGCGGTAGAGCCCAGGTACCCCGTCATGTGATATGATGTGCTTGAACTGACCGACCATGGACAGCTTGGGCCCGCCCTCAGTAGAGGCTGGTGGAAAGAGGGAAAGTGGGCGAAATCGTCTGTTGTTCAGTTATATCCGTTAGATAGCTATTAATAgataggggaaagggggatacctagtcagttgtacaactgaatgcattcaaccctGTTTGGATAGCCCGAACAgtaatacagtgccttcggaaagtattcagaccccttgactttttccacatttgttacgttacagccttattctcaaattgattaaattggtttttcccctcatcaatctacacacaataccccataatgacaaagcaaaaacaggtttttagaaattgttgctaatttataaaaataaaaaactgaattatcacatttacataagtattcagaccctttactcagtactttgttgaagcacctttggcagcgattacagtattatgtcttcttgggtatgacgctacaagtttggtaaacctgtatttggggagtttctctcattcttctctgcagatgctctcaagctctgtcaggttgaatggggagctttgctgaacagctattttcaggtatctccagagatgttagatcgggttaaagtccgggctctggctgggccactcaaggacattcagagacttgtcccgaagccactcctacattgtcttggctgtgtcctgttagaaggtaaacctttgtcccagtctgaggtcctgagtgctctggagcaggttttcatcaaggatctctcgtTGGGTCTCcctggtggtgcagtggttaagggcgctgtactgcagcgccagctgtgccaccagagactctgggttcgcgcccaggctctgtcgtaaccggccgcgaccgggcggtccgtggggcgacgcacaattggcctagcgtcgtctgggttagggaggggttggccggtaaggatatccttgtctcatcgcgcaccagcgactcctgtggcggtccgggcgcagtgcgcgctaaccaaggttgccaggtgcacagtgtttcctccgacacattggtgcggctggcttccgggttggatgcgcgctgtgttaagaagcaatgcggcttggttgggttgtgtattggaggacacatgactttcagccttcgtctctcccgagcccgtacgggagttgtagcgatgagacaagatagtagctactaaaaacaattggataccacgaaattggggagaaaacgagGTAAAAATtataaaaaactttaaaaaaggATCTCTCAGTAAGTGGCTCTGttaatctttgcctcgatcctgactagtctccctgtccctgtagttgaaaaacatcaccacagcatgatgctgccaccaccatgcttcactgtatagatggtgtcaggtttcctccagacatgacgcttggcattcaggccaaaaagttcaatcttggtttcatcagactagagaatcttgtttctcatggtctgagagtctttaggtgccttttggcaaactccaagtgggctgtcatgtgccttttactgaggagtggcttccatctagttgtccttctggaaggttctcccatcgccaGTGACTATCGgattcttggtcatctccctgaccagggcccttctcccccgattgctcagtttggccgggcggctagctctaggaacgtcttggtggttccaaacttcttccatttaagaatgatggaggccactgtgttctttggggacTTTCAATTCTGCAGGAATGTTtaggtacccttctccagatctgtgcctcgaagcaatcctgtctcggagctctacagacaatttctttgacctcatggcttggtttttgctctgacatgcactgtcaactgtgggatcttatatagacaggtgtgttcctttccaaatcatgtccaatcaattgaatttcccacaggtggaccaatcaagttgtagaaacatctcaaggatgatcaatggaaacaggatgcccctGATCTCAACATCGATTCTCATAGCAGAGGGTCTTATGGGTCTTaggtatacttatgtaaataaggtatttctgtttttaatttttaataaatgtgctaAAAAGTCTaacaacctgtttttgcattgtcattatggggtactgtgtgtagattgcggAAGATCATTtttttattaaatccattttagaataaggctgtaacgtaacaaaatgtggatcaaatcaaggcgtctgaatactttccgaaggcactgtagatatagGGTAATAGGTTGACATAGTAGGTAGTAATTCGTTTGTTATAGATGATGTTATAGAATGTAATAGAATCTATATTATCTATGTAATATCATCTATGTTATGTAGTAAGGTAGAAGGTATAATTGCAGTTCAGTTGTACACCAGTCTCACCCTGGGCCTGCATGCGTGTTCTAATGAGAGCCAGGGGATAGGAGGCCAGTTGTCCACAGGTACTAGACACAGTACCACAGCCCAGCAGTACCAACACCCCCGGGTCAGCAGAGCCCTTACTGTACCGCTGGAGCCAGGCATTCTTCAGAGTCTGAGATGGAAAGGGGGAGGGGACGAGAGAGAAGAGGGGCgagaaaagagaaggaaagaatcaaaagagagaaaagagagaggagaaagaggaggggtagaggggggaggGTAGAAATGAGAGAGGAATAAGAGAAGGGATAGATAGGCTACATTGTTAATTTGACCTATATTTAATTGTGTTAAAAAAAATGAGGACATAGTAGAGAGAACCACGGCTCGTTGACTGCTAGTAAAAGTAAAACTCAAAGTTCACTTAAACACATAAAAGTCATTTTTACGAGAGAGCTGAGCAACATACATACTGACTGGCATTCCCCTGAGTACAAGGGACAGGGCCAGTGATGAGGTTTAGCTTTCCCAGAAAACATCAAACACAGTTGGCAGgcagacaaatacacacacacacacacacacacacacacacacacacacacacacacacacacacacacacacacacacacacacacacacacacacacacacacacacacacacacacacacacacacacacacacacacacacacacacacacacacacacacacacacacacacacacacacacagcatttagTTGACTGGTCAATTGCTTGGTCGATAGACTCTTGgttgacatttatttttttatgacAGACAAGACACTTGACTGACTCgtgcctgtctcagtggactaaaacATTGCGGAGGCCAtggggatggcacagtccatcactctATCATATTTCCGGCAACTTCAGGAGCATACCGGCAGAATCTACGAAGGctagcagcagcaggaggaggagggtcgaGAACAGATTTTTTTCCTTCTGGTTATCTTGATCTCTGGTTCCCTcttgagtcatttgtgtgtcttaattatttcatCAAGCCGtgcgcttaaagcatcagacaagctcagtgcatatagttgattttattaaaacatataaaggtgtgtctatatatggaaaaatataCTTTTATACATTTCAACGACGGTCAaccaagatgttttttttttcagggacagccctactctctctctcacacacacacgcactttctcacacacacctcgTACACGGCCAGGTCTATGCCAGCATACGGTATGATGCCAAGTGTGTTGGGCACGTAGCCCCTGTAGAAGGCTCGcaccccctccttcctcaggATCTGACGGGCACAGTCTACAATGCCAGAGTACTGGCCAGTCTTCCTCAGGGTCAGACGAGTCTTCAGCACCtgggaagtgagagagggaggagaaacgggaaagagagagggtgtgcaaggaagagaaggaaaatgAGAGAAAAGTCCTATGTTTCTATATTCAATAAAAAGTCTGTCTATCtttctgtcggtctgtctcccctcaCTCACCTCCATAGGGTAGATGATGGTTTGTGCAGTGGCTCCAGCCAGAGAGCCAGCGATGAACCTCTCCTGCACCCGCAGAGTACCTGCTTCATTTCTGCCCCGGATCAACCACTTGATCTAAGATGGAGGAGTcaggggagaaaggggggagaggagagacaggcaggtgGAAGAGAGTCAGGGAAATATAGGGATTAAGGGGTGAGGGGGATAGATTGTGGGAGGTGGGATAGGCAGGGATACATAGTGAGGGGGAGGTGTAGATTGGGGGAGTTGGGGGTGAGGGGGGGAATACGTGAGTCACactggggtggaggaggagagtcagagacACAACACGTAGAGACACAGGGTGTGTCTGACAGGGTGAgaaacagagtgtgtgtgtgtgagcaacaTTTCACACCTCAGTGTGGGTGTCTGACTCCTTCATTCCTATGCTTCACTAATGGCTACCCCATACACCAGAACTTATTTACAGATGTAAATTTGTCCATAATAATTCCAAATCAACCTCATTTGTGTACAGGTGCGTACAGTCCTCTTCCCTCACCTGTTCGTAGGCCATGAACTTGATGGCAGACTCTGGGGCTATTTTGAGAACGTTGATGCCGTTGCCCCTCCAGAGGGCTCGTACACCCCCCTCCTGGACCATCCCCCTCAGCCCCGTCCACAGGTTGATCCCCCTAGAGCTGGAGCCATGCACCTAGAGAGACAGCATTGTCAGTAACTCTAATAACATTCTGCATATCAGGGGTGGCTAACCctcctcctggagagctactggatgtgcaggcttttgttccagccctgctCTAGCACACCTAATTCTACTAATCAGCACTgcactgacctctaacctctgagtCTGTAGTAAACACAACAGTAACCCTTCACCTGTAGGAAGACCTTGAGACGGTCGAGGGGGGCGGTTCCTGTACGTGACACCGCCCCTGCCATCGCCCCGGCAACCAGCTGCCTCCACACTACCCCCGACTGGCGCTCTTGTTGGGAAAACTCTGGAGGCACTGTCATGTGCTCTCCGATGTCAAACATCTGAGAAATCACAGAGATGCCAATCAATAAACTTGATTGGCATCCAGAACTATCTGTATTCACCAAATGTAAATTACATGAACCCTTCTCTAAGGTTACCAAACTAAAATT includes these proteins:
- the LOC124016509 gene encoding calcium-binding mitochondrial carrier protein SCaMC-3-like encodes the protein MGEGRARFCFGWTRARCQEQDRGVSDPDREPETRERWAELFDQLDLNKDGKVDINELRIGLAARGLLRSDAEEIVRESDTNHDGLLDFEEFSQYLWAHEKELRLMFHTLDRNHDGRIDVGEIQQSLHNLGLEVSTEHAIKILQSMDRDGTMTINWSEWRDHFLFNPLHNMESIAHYWKHSLMFDIGEHMTVPPEFSQQERQSGVVWRQLVAGAMAGAVSRTGTAPLDRLKVFLQVHGSSSRGINLWTGLRGMVQEGGVRALWRGNGINVLKIAPESAIKFMAYEQIKWLIRGRNEAGTLRVQERFIAGSLAGATAQTIIYPMEVLKTRLTLRKTGQYSGIVDCARQILRKEGVRAFYRGYVPNTLGIIPYAGIDLAVYETLKNAWLQRYSKGSADPGVLVLLGCGTVSSTCGQLASYPLALIRTRMQAQASTEGGPKLSMVGQFKHIISHDGVPGLYRGIAPNFLKVIPAVSISYVVYEHMKKALGVKS